One Nicotiana sylvestris chromosome 12, ASM39365v2, whole genome shotgun sequence genomic window carries:
- the LOC104222301 gene encoding uncharacterized protein, translating to MPEIPKYNATDPNEHVTSYTCAIKRNDLEDDEIESVLLKKFGETLSKGAMIWYHNLPPYSIDSFTMLVDSFVKAHVEAIKVATRKSDVFKVGQKDNEMLREFVSRFQMECMDLHLITNDWVVQAFTQGLNERSSMASRQLKQNLIEYPHMTWADAHNRYQSKIRVEDDQLGTPSGLVYLNMLVSRTQRDIDREPRSNRDWYQSYNTDRKNSSPRRNLVRNDRRND from the coding sequence ATGCCTGAAATTCCCAAATACAACGCCACCGACCCTAATGAGCACGTTACTTCTTACACATGTGCAATAAAAAGGAATGATTTAGAAGACGATGAGATCGAATCCGTTCTATTGAAAAAGTTTGGAGAGACTTTATCGAAAGgggcaatgatatggtaccacaatcTGCCACCCTATTCCATCGATTCCTTCACCATGCTTGTTGATTCATTCGTAAAGGCACACGTCGAAGCAATAAAGGTCGCGACTAGGAAGTCAGACGTCTTCAAAGTGGGACAAAAGGACAATGAAATgctaagggaattcgtatctcggttcCAGATGGAATGCATGGACCTACACTTGATCACCAATGATTGGGTTGTccaagccttcactcaaggtttgaacgagcgaagTTCGATGGCATCACGACAACTAAAGcagaatttgattgaatatccaCATATGACCTGGGCCGATGCACATaatcgataccagtcaaagattagggtcgaggatgatcaatTGGGAACACCTTCCGGCTTAGTTTATTTGAACATGCTCGTCAGCAGAACTCAAAGGGACATCGACAGAGAACCCCGATCGAACAGAGATTGGTACCAATCATACAACACAGATCGTAAAAATAGCAGCCCAAGACGGAATCTCGTTCGAAATGATCGAAGGAATGATTGA